The following DNA comes from Thermoanaerobacterium sp. PSU-2.
TATCTCAACTCTATCTACATTTTTCAACGATGAAACGAAATCAGCCAATTTCTTTATCTCTTCCATATCATCTGTTATTCCAGGCACTATTACATGCCTTATCCACATTTTTTTGCCTTCATCAGAAAGGTATTTTGCAAACTCCAAAGTCTTTCTATTCGAAGCTCCTGTAAGCTTTTTATGGCCTTCATCATCAATGTGTTTTATATCAAGCAAAAAAAGATCGGTGTATTTTACAAGTCCTTTCACTTTATCTATATTCACATATCCTGAGGTGTCTAATGCCGTGTGTATGACAGATGCTTTAAGCTTTTTAAATAGATCTTCGCAAAATTCAGGTTGCAATGTAGGTTCTCCACCTGTCAGCGTCACACCACCACCTGATGCCTTCATGTAAGGTATATATCTTATTGCATCATTAAATATTTCATCTGTCGATACTTCTTTACCACCGCTATAATCCCATGTGTCAGGGTTATGGCAATAAGCGCACCTTAAAGGACAGCCTTGCATAAAGACTACATACCTTATGCCAGGCCCATCTACAGTACCACATGTTTCTATTGAATGTATTTTCCCCATAACCATGACACATCACCTTTACATAAAATTTGAATTACATGGATTCGTGGAACGTGCGGGATATGACCTCCAATTGTTGTTCTCTCGTCAATTTATTGAAGTTGACAGCATACCCTGAAACCCTAATAGTAAGCTGTGGATATTTCTCAGGATGCTCCATAGCATCAAGCAGCATGTCTCTGTTTAAAACGTTGATATTTATATGGTGTCCTGCATTAAATGCGTATCCATCTAATAGTCCCACAAGATTATTAATTTTATCTTCGTCATCTTTGCCAAGTGCATTTGGTACAATCGTAAATGTAT
Coding sequences within:
- the pflA gene encoding pyruvate formate-lyase-activating protein, whose protein sequence is MVMGKIHSIETCGTVDGPGIRYVVFMQGCPLRCAYCHNPDTWDYSGGKEVSTDEIFNDAIRYIPYMKASGGGVTLTGGEPTLQPEFCEDLFKKLKASVIHTALDTSGYVNIDKVKGLVKYTDLFLLDIKHIDDEGHKKLTGASNRKTLEFAKYLSDEGKKMWIRHVIVPGITDDMEEIKKLADFVSSLKNVDRVEILPYHKMGVYKYEALGIPYSLKGINPPDTSKIEEIKEEFRKRDIKVV